In Thermorudis peleae, a genomic segment contains:
- a CDS encoding M28 family metallopeptidase, with product MLTQWRDPEAEQAILEQITIDEPWALLERFSTLERLSGSQDEAEAVAYIQERLESWGIPYRLYHPTCLISLPRRATLRTLAPVERPIRAKTLSFSPSTDGHEIVGELVYVPGEQPTDIAGVLGSGPTRLTADVHGKVILTDGMGMAARGVELGQSGALGVIFIHPGQYIHEGIATTSWGSPDLDALGRVPHAPLLSIARPDGEWLKEQLAKGPVTVALSTVVETSWRPIPVLVAEIPGSPATDEFVLLHAHLDSWHVGIGDNATGDATLLELARVFWQHRDRLRRTLRVAWWSGHSHGRYAGSTWFADTFAQDLVPNCIAHINCDSPGCRWATEYRDLSWMAEASDLLRTVVYDLTRQQATGTRPSRAGDYSFNNLGITGFLMLSSTMPEELARAKGFYPVGGCGGNIVWHTEDDTLEVADPDNLLRDMRVYAATVLRVLNAPVHPFDYRATVRELEGALLRYQEAAGDAFDFGPAFRAAGNLLTTLDRFYELAETLLDREVDDPDVRRINAAQRALARHLVPLGYVRQGRFRHDPAQNLPPIPEIAPAAELAHLPPESDRWHAVRVHLGRGLNQVVWTLRAAQRRIAEILP from the coding sequence ATGCTGACACAGTGGCGCGACCCAGAAGCTGAACAGGCCATTCTCGAGCAGATTACGATCGATGAGCCGTGGGCTCTCCTTGAGCGCTTTAGCACGCTCGAACGCCTCTCCGGCAGTCAGGACGAAGCCGAAGCGGTTGCGTACATCCAGGAACGGCTGGAAAGTTGGGGTATCCCTTACCGGCTCTATCACCCTACATGCCTCATCAGCCTGCCGCGCCGCGCAACACTCCGCACCCTCGCCCCTGTTGAGCGACCGATCCGTGCCAAAACTCTTTCGTTCAGCCCATCAACCGACGGGCACGAGATTGTAGGCGAACTGGTCTACGTTCCAGGCGAGCAGCCGACTGACATCGCCGGCGTCCTTGGCAGCGGCCCAACTCGCCTCACTGCCGATGTCCACGGCAAGGTCATCCTGACCGACGGCATGGGCATGGCCGCACGCGGTGTCGAGCTTGGACAGAGTGGCGCACTCGGGGTGATCTTTATCCACCCTGGCCAGTACATCCATGAAGGCATTGCGACGACGAGCTGGGGATCACCTGACCTTGATGCCCTCGGCCGCGTGCCGCATGCCCCACTCCTGTCAATCGCTCGGCCTGATGGCGAGTGGCTCAAAGAACAACTTGCCAAGGGGCCGGTTACTGTTGCCCTTTCCACGGTCGTCGAAACCAGCTGGCGTCCTATCCCCGTCCTTGTCGCCGAAATTCCGGGTTCGCCAGCAACTGATGAGTTCGTCCTGCTGCACGCGCACCTTGACTCCTGGCACGTTGGTATCGGCGACAATGCGACTGGTGACGCGACGTTGCTTGAGCTCGCCCGCGTCTTCTGGCAGCATCGCGATCGCCTCCGCCGGACACTCCGCGTCGCCTGGTGGAGCGGCCATTCACACGGTCGATACGCTGGATCGACCTGGTTTGCCGACACATTTGCCCAAGATCTCGTGCCAAACTGTATTGCTCACATTAACTGTGACTCTCCGGGCTGCCGCTGGGCCACCGAATACCGCGACCTCTCATGGATGGCTGAGGCAAGCGACCTGCTCCGCACTGTCGTCTACGATCTGACACGGCAGCAGGCAACGGGTACGCGCCCATCACGCGCCGGCGATTACTCGTTCAACAACCTCGGGATCACTGGTTTCCTCATGCTCTCATCGACCATGCCAGAAGAACTCGCCCGTGCGAAGGGCTTCTATCCCGTCGGTGGCTGCGGCGGCAACATTGTCTGGCACACGGAAGACGATACCCTCGAGGTTGCCGACCCCGATAACCTGCTGCGCGACATGCGGGTCTATGCTGCCACAGTCCTGCGCGTGCTCAATGCGCCCGTTCACCCCTTCGACTATCGTGCGACGGTTCGCGAACTTGAAGGAGCGCTGCTCCGTTATCAAGAAGCTGCGGGCGACGCGTTTGACTTTGGGCCAGCCTTCCGTGCTGCCGGCAACTTGCTCACCACCCTCGACCGATTCTATGAGCTTGCCGAAACCCTGCTCGATCGCGAAGTCGATGACCCCGATGTCCGACGGATCAATGCTGCCCAACGTGCACTTGCCCGACACCTTGTTCCGCTCGGCTACGTCCGGCAGGGACGGTTTCGCCACGATCCAGCACAAAACCTCCCACCGATTCCGGAAATTGCGCCTGCCGCTGAACTGGCGCATCTCCCACCCGAGAGCGACCGCTGGCACGCTGTTCGCGTTCACCTTGGCCGTGGACTGAATCAGGTCGTCTGGACGCTTCGCGCCGCCCAACGACGAATTGCCGAGATCCTTCCGTGA